In the genome of Armatimonadota bacterium, one region contains:
- a CDS encoding TAXI family TRAP transporter solute-binding subunit: MKHRMLVLTSLLVLALAAGVSAQTGFLTIGSGGTTGVYFPIAVGMAKMINDANIGWRANARSTGGSVFNVTAIQGGELQMALAQNDISFYAYGGTVVEAFRGKPTTKLRGMVVLYPEPIHILARRDRGIKTVSDMKGKQVYVGDVGSGAEQNSKQVLEGYGLTFADLGQAVRGSATTGVQLLQDGRIDAMFYTVGLGNAAIMQAALTAPIEFLAIEPMKLRDIREKYPFLSAFGIPAGVYRGVDAPVVTVTVLASLVTSTDVSGDVVYRITKLLLDEKVDEFRGLHSNLERYFHPLKALEGMAIPLHPGAVRFYQEKNIRIPERLLPPK; the protein is encoded by the coding sequence ATGAAGCACCGCATGCTGGTACTGACATCCCTGCTGGTGCTCGCCCTCGCGGCGGGCGTTTCGGCCCAGACAGGGTTCCTGACGATTGGCTCCGGTGGGACCACCGGGGTTTACTTCCCGATCGCAGTCGGCATGGCGAAGATGATCAACGACGCCAACATCGGATGGCGGGCCAACGCTCGCTCCACAGGTGGCAGCGTCTTCAACGTCACCGCGATCCAGGGCGGCGAGCTGCAGATGGCGCTGGCCCAGAACGACATATCGTTCTATGCCTACGGCGGGACGGTCGTCGAGGCGTTCCGTGGCAAGCCCACCACCAAGCTGCGGGGAATGGTAGTGCTGTACCCGGAGCCGATCCACATCCTGGCGCGCCGCGATCGCGGGATCAAGACCGTCTCCGACATGAAGGGTAAGCAGGTCTACGTCGGTGATGTCGGCAGCGGCGCCGAGCAGAACTCCAAGCAGGTGCTCGAGGGGTACGGCCTGACGTTCGCCGATCTGGGGCAGGCGGTGCGCGGGTCGGCCACGACGGGCGTGCAGCTGCTGCAGGACGGGCGCATTGACGCCATGTTCTACACGGTTGGCTTGGGCAACGCCGCGATCATGCAGGCGGCCCTGACCGCGCCCATCGAGTTCCTCGCGATCGAACCGATGAAGCTCCGCGACATCAGGGAGAAGTACCCGTTCCTCAGCGCCTTCGGGATTCCGGCGGGCGTCTACCGGGGCGTGGACGCGCCTGTCGTGACGGTTACCGTGCTGGCGTCCCTGGTGACATCCACCGACGTGTCCGGGGACGTGGTGTACCGAATCACCAAACTACTGCTGGACGAGAAGGTTGACGAGTTCAGGGGGCTCCACTCCAACCTGGAGCGCTACTTCCATCCGCTGAAGGCGCTGGAGGGAATGGCCATCCCGCTGCATCCCGGCGCCGTTCGATTCTACCAGGAGAAGAACATAAGGATTCCTGAGCGGCTCCTGCCGCCCAAATAG
- a CDS encoding bifunctional phosphoglucose/phosphomannose isomerase, producing MVLDDSQEIARLDPGGMLGLVLRLGAMTVEGWEAASDLALTPVSPCAVIVSGMGGSGIGGDLLRALLAPTAAVPVITVKDYRLPAFVGRDTLIFACSYSGNTEETLAAYKEAHAAGAAVVAVTSGGTLAGLAACDGHPVVRVPPGLPPRAALPYMLMPLLRITDRLGVSGVTDPEVRDSEVREAAAVLGELAVRWGPEAHSGGNPTKALAAALKDAVPVVYASSSQLEPVAQRWKTQLNENSRVFACWNAFPEINHNETVGWEGIRGGNPRLHAVLLRDRDEGARNALRVEITRELLERRADGVTEVWSQGTALLARLLSLILFGDLVSVYLALLTAVDPTPVEIISEIKRRMGGR from the coding sequence ATGGTCCTTGATGACAGCCAGGAGATCGCCCGCCTTGACCCCGGCGGGATGCTGGGTCTGGTCCTGCGTTTGGGCGCGATGACCGTCGAGGGCTGGGAAGCTGCGTCTGATCTGGCGCTGACCCCGGTGAGTCCATGCGCGGTTATCGTCAGTGGGATGGGTGGGTCCGGCATCGGCGGCGACCTCCTTCGCGCGCTGCTGGCTCCGACCGCCGCCGTCCCCGTGATCACGGTCAAGGACTACCGGCTGCCGGCGTTCGTCGGGCGCGACACGCTGATCTTCGCGTGCTCCTACTCAGGGAACACAGAGGAGACGCTGGCCGCCTACAAGGAGGCACACGCCGCCGGCGCAGCGGTCGTCGCCGTGACCTCGGGAGGGACGCTGGCCGGGCTCGCGGCTTGCGACGGCCACCCGGTCGTGCGCGTGCCGCCCGGGCTCCCACCGCGCGCGGCGCTGCCGTACATGCTGATGCCGCTGCTACGCATCACCGACCGGCTGGGTGTCAGCGGCGTCACCGATCCCGAAGTCCGCGATTCCGAAGTCCGCGAGGCGGCAGCAGTGCTGGGCGAACTGGCCGTGCGGTGGGGGCCGGAGGCGCATTCCGGCGGGAATCCCACAAAGGCGCTGGCCGCGGCGCTGAAGGACGCGGTTCCCGTCGTGTACGCTTCCTCTTCACAGCTTGAACCGGTGGCCCAGCGCTGGAAGACCCAGCTCAACGAGAACAGCAGGGTCTTCGCGTGCTGGAACGCATTTCCCGAAATCAATCACAACGAGACGGTTGGGTGGGAGGGGATCCGCGGAGGGAACCCGCGCCTGCACGCCGTGCTCCTGCGCGATCGGGACGAGGGAGCCCGCAACGCGCTCAGGGTCGAGATCACGCGAGAGCTGCTGGAGCGAAGGGCCGACGGCGTCACCGAGGTATGGTCTCAGGGTACCGCCCTGCTGGCGCGCCTTCTCTCTCTGATCCTGTTCGGCGATCTGGTCAGCGTGTATCTCGCGCTGCTGACCGCCGTAGATCCGACCCCGGTGGAGATCATCTCGGAGATCAAGCGGCGGATGGGAGGTCGCTGA
- a CDS encoding SPFH/Band 7/PHB domain protein, whose protein sequence is MIVIGSVVKIVREYQRLVVFRFGRSIGRRGPGIVLLIPLVDRAVWVDLRELFLEIPSQTCITRDNAPINIDFLIYWKVVDPEHSVIQVADFAGAARGIATTTLRAVIGDIILDDVLARREQINNVLRAKLDEVTERWGVKVTTVEIREILPPKDVQEAMTRQMSAERTRRAVVTEADGKKQATITVAEGDKQSVILRAEGDRQAAILRAEGFALALEKIFSIAKTVDSKTMALQYLEALKSLGQGAATKFIFPMEFTKLLAPLAEMTEKGFKETKET, encoded by the coding sequence ATGATCGTCATTGGCTCGGTGGTCAAGATCGTCCGCGAGTATCAACGCCTGGTCGTGTTCCGGTTCGGCCGAAGCATCGGCCGCCGGGGACCGGGCATCGTGCTGTTGATCCCGCTCGTGGACAGGGCGGTGTGGGTGGACCTCCGCGAGTTGTTCCTGGAGATCCCTTCCCAAACCTGCATCACGCGCGACAACGCGCCGATCAACATTGACTTCCTCATCTACTGGAAGGTCGTGGACCCCGAGCACTCGGTGATCCAGGTGGCCGACTTCGCCGGCGCGGCGCGAGGCATCGCCACGACCACGCTGCGCGCGGTGATTGGCGACATCATCCTCGACGACGTGCTGGCCCGCCGCGAGCAGATCAACAACGTGCTGCGGGCGAAGCTCGACGAGGTGACCGAACGCTGGGGCGTCAAGGTCACCACGGTCGAGATACGCGAGATCCTGCCGCCCAAGGACGTCCAGGAGGCCATGACCCGGCAGATGTCGGCCGAGCGGACGCGCCGCGCCGTCGTCACAGAGGCCGATGGTAAGAAGCAGGCCACGATCACCGTGGCCGAGGGCGACAAGCAGTCGGTGATCCTGCGGGCTGAGGGCGACCGGCAGGCAGCGATCCTACGGGCCGAGGGCTTCGCCCTGGCGCTGGAGAAGATCTTCAGCATCGCCAAGACAGTGGACAGCAAGACGATGGCACTGCAGTACCTGGAGGCGTTGAAGTCCCTGGGCCAGGGCGCCGCGACCAAGTTCATCTTCCCGATGGAGTTCACCAAACTCCTCGCACCGCTTGCGGAGATGACCGAGAAGGGGTTCAAGGAAACGAAGGAGACATAG
- a CDS encoding mechanosensitive ion channel family protein → MLAESDRIGRAIEALLTPARIEAMVEAVIAVAVIAAGLRLALYLATVVLQRWLRPDDPRRDPERAAQIRTLAPLLGSAIRYLFYFAAAVMILDRLGVNVAAILASAGIAGIAIGFGAQHLIRDVIAGFFLIFEGLIQVGDVVRVGEVTGTVERIHLRTTQVRQFSGELTTIPNGEIQRFGNMNRGFMRAIVQVGLAYEANLERAIAVMHQVSESWAADNPDLALAPPEVQGIMEFGASEVQVRMVIMVRPQTHWEAERQLRVLLKAAFEAAGIEIAFPRQVVYLR, encoded by the coding sequence GTGCTCGCTGAGTCCGACCGGATCGGTCGCGCGATCGAGGCCCTGCTTACCCCTGCCAGGATCGAGGCGATGGTGGAGGCGGTCATTGCGGTCGCCGTCATTGCCGCGGGCCTTCGATTGGCCCTGTACCTGGCCACCGTGGTGCTCCAGCGGTGGCTGCGGCCTGACGACCCGCGCCGAGACCCCGAGCGAGCGGCCCAGATCCGCACGCTGGCCCCGCTGCTTGGGAGCGCAATCCGGTACCTCTTCTATTTCGCCGCCGCGGTCATGATCCTGGACAGGCTGGGGGTCAACGTCGCGGCGATTCTGGCCAGCGCAGGAATTGCCGGGATAGCCATCGGGTTCGGAGCGCAGCACCTCATACGCGACGTAATCGCCGGCTTCTTCCTCATCTTTGAGGGGCTGATCCAGGTGGGCGACGTTGTCCGCGTCGGTGAGGTCACGGGAACGGTGGAGCGGATCCACCTGCGGACCACGCAGGTCCGCCAGTTCTCAGGCGAACTGACCACGATTCCCAACGGAGAGATCCAGAGGTTCGGCAACATGAACCGCGGGTTCATGAGGGCCATAGTGCAGGTCGGCCTTGCGTACGAGGCGAACCTGGAGCGCGCCATCGCCGTGATGCACCAGGTCAGCGAGTCCTGGGCTGCCGATAACCCGGACCTGGCGCTGGCCCCGCCCGAGGTGCAGGGAATCATGGAGTTCGGCGCGTCGGAGGTGCAGGTGCGCATGGTGATCATGGTGAGGCCGCAGACCCATTGGGAGGCGGAGCGACAGCTCCGCGTGTTGTTGAAGGCCGCGTTCGAGGCAGCGGGCATTGAGATCGCCTTCCCGCGCCAGGTGGTGTACCTGCGATGA
- a CDS encoding TRAP transporter permease, with product MEAPMSVNKAEELRQAVEFGARAPKIAWQRWLLFLLAVGWSVFQVWATWSGRIDPLRLGPIHLAFAFALAFLAYPSRRGPRDRIPLIDWALPILGVVGAMYVVVDYYGIVAVRGGVPNQRDVVMGTITLVALFIASFRVVSPALPIIAGVLVLYAAMGPSGIVPIRPPDVLFLHSGYRWSQIIQQLYLTAEGIWGTPIRVSATFVFLFVLFGALLDKAGAGRFFVDLAYSLLGTFRGGPAKAAVVGSMLTGVVSGSSIANVVTTGTFTIPLMKRVGYTPEKAAATEVAASTNGQLMPPVMGAAAFIMADFLGIPYAKLIVYAAVPAVLSYIALFYVVHLEALKLDIKSLPRVELPLFWPTLFSGLHYLIPVAYLLYALIIIRLTPERSALNAMLLLIVLILVQELWRSVQRREGIVVGLRQAWTSVIGGFEAGARNMVTIAIATAAAGIIVGIVTMTGLGFGLTDIVQTLSGGNIIVVLVLAAVASLILGMGLPTTANYIVMAALVAPVIVNLTKAAGMDIPIVAIHLFVFFFGILADDTPPVGLAAYAAAAIARSDPIKTGIQGFIYDMRTAILPFLFIFNPELLLINVGGFAHGAHVILTALVGMLAFVAATQGYLLKRMAWWERIPMLVAAFTLIKPGIVTDLIGLGLILLVYASQRLRRTP from the coding sequence ATGGAGGCGCCCATGAGCGTGAACAAGGCCGAGGAACTGAGGCAGGCAGTCGAGTTCGGGGCCAGGGCCCCCAAGATCGCCTGGCAGCGATGGCTGCTGTTCCTCCTGGCGGTTGGGTGGAGCGTGTTCCAGGTCTGGGCGACGTGGAGCGGCAGGATTGATCCGCTGCGCCTGGGCCCCATTCACCTGGCGTTCGCCTTCGCGCTGGCTTTCCTCGCCTACCCGTCACGGCGTGGTCCGAGGGATCGCATCCCGCTGATTGATTGGGCGCTGCCGATCCTGGGGGTCGTCGGCGCCATGTACGTCGTGGTGGACTACTACGGCATCGTCGCGGTGCGGGGCGGGGTACCGAACCAGCGCGACGTGGTCATGGGCACCATTACCCTGGTGGCGCTGTTCATCGCCTCGTTCCGCGTGGTGAGCCCGGCCCTCCCGATCATCGCCGGGGTGCTGGTCCTCTACGCAGCCATGGGGCCGTCGGGGATCGTGCCCATCCGCCCCCCGGATGTGCTCTTCCTGCACAGCGGGTATCGCTGGAGCCAGATCATCCAGCAACTGTACCTGACCGCCGAGGGGATCTGGGGCACGCCGATAAGGGTGTCGGCCACTTTCGTGTTCCTGTTCGTTCTCTTCGGCGCGCTGCTGGACAAGGCAGGGGCGGGCCGGTTCTTCGTGGACCTTGCCTACAGCCTGCTCGGCACCTTCAGGGGCGGACCTGCCAAGGCTGCGGTCGTAGGCAGCATGCTGACCGGCGTGGTATCCGGGTCCTCTATCGCCAACGTGGTGACCACCGGCACATTCACGATCCCCCTGATGAAGCGCGTGGGGTACACACCCGAGAAGGCCGCAGCCACCGAGGTGGCCGCCTCCACCAACGGGCAGCTCATGCCCCCGGTAATGGGCGCCGCGGCGTTCATCATGGCGGATTTCCTGGGGATCCCGTATGCGAAGCTGATCGTCTACGCGGCGGTTCCGGCGGTGCTGAGCTACATCGCGCTGTTCTACGTCGTGCACCTGGAGGCCTTGAAGCTCGACATCAAGAGTTTGCCCAGGGTCGAACTGCCCCTCTTCTGGCCGACTCTGTTCTCGGGGCTGCACTACCTGATCCCGGTCGCCTACCTGCTCTACGCCCTGATCATCATCCGGCTTACCCCTGAGCGCAGCGCGCTCAACGCCATGCTTCTCCTGATCGTCCTCATCCTGGTCCAGGAACTCTGGCGTTCGGTGCAGCGCCGCGAAGGGATCGTCGTCGGCCTCAGGCAGGCCTGGACGTCGGTGATAGGCGGATTCGAGGCCGGGGCGCGCAACATGGTCACGATCGCGATCGCGACCGCCGCAGCAGGAATCATCGTGGGGATAGTGACGATGACGGGCCTGGGCTTCGGGCTCACCGACATCGTGCAGACCCTCTCCGGCGGCAACATTATCGTCGTCCTGGTGCTTGCCGCGGTGGCCTCACTCATCCTGGGGATGGGCCTGCCTACTACTGCCAACTACATCGTAATGGCCGCCCTCGTCGCGCCGGTCATAGTCAACCTGACGAAGGCCGCGGGGATGGACATCCCGATCGTGGCCATCCACCTGTTCGTGTTCTTCTTCGGCATCCTGGCCGACGACACGCCCCCCGTCGGGCTGGCCGCGTACGCGGCCGCGGCGATCGCCCGTTCGGACCCCATCAAGACCGGGATCCAGGGCTTCATCTACGACATGCGTACGGCCATCCTGCCGTTTCTGTTCATCTTCAACCCCGAATTGCTGCTCATCAACGTCGGCGGGTTTGCCCACGGCGCCCACGTGATCCTCACCGCGCTGGTAGGGATGCTGGCGTTCGTCGCCGCGACGCAGGGATACCTCCTGAAGCGGATGGCATGGTGGGAGCGCATTCCGATGCTGGTCGCGGCGTTCACGCTGATCAAGCCGGGGATTGTGACGGACCTGATTGGGCTCGGGTTGATACTGCTCGTCTACGCGTCGCAGAGACTCAGGCGCACGCCCTAG
- a CDS encoding CoA transferase: MRSLEGLTVLDLTRVLAGPFCTQILSDLGAVVWKIEPPWGDDTRRWGPPYAEGESAYYLSANRGKKSIAVNLKSGRGQAVVRELALRADVLVENFKPGDLARAGLDYDGLAPLNPGLVYASITGFGHDGPRADEPGYDLALQGMTGIMSVTGEPGGPPVRIGVAWIDVLTGLVAAVGILAALRDRDRRGQGQHLDLSLFDVGLMCMANQAQGYLLSGEPPGRLGSAHPQIVPYQAFQALDGWFILAVGNDAQYHKMVEAIGQPGLGADARFKTNADRVRTREALVEALAIVFAARPREEWLRALKAAGVPAAPVWDLREAFADPHARARDVIWNVGHPTLGEIPLVANALQHMRGTPAAPGAHPPLLGEHTRAILAEVLAMPPEEIASLEAEGAILTRP; this comes from the coding sequence ATGAGGTCTCTGGAGGGACTCACCGTCCTCGATCTCACGCGGGTGCTGGCAGGCCCGTTCTGCACACAGATCCTCTCCGACCTGGGCGCCGTTGTCTGGAAGATCGAGCCCCCCTGGGGCGACGACACCCGCAGATGGGGCCCGCCGTATGCCGAAGGGGAGAGTGCCTACTATCTGTCCGCCAACCGAGGCAAGAAGAGCATTGCGGTGAACCTCAAGTCCGGACGCGGTCAGGCAGTGGTGCGGGAACTCGCTCTGCGCGCCGACGTCCTCGTGGAGAACTTCAAGCCGGGCGATCTCGCCAGGGCTGGGCTCGACTACGACGGCTTGGCGCCGCTCAATCCCGGTCTGGTCTATGCATCCATAACGGGATTCGGCCATGATGGACCCCGTGCCGATGAGCCGGGTTACGACCTGGCGCTTCAAGGTATGACCGGAATCATGAGCGTGACCGGAGAGCCGGGCGGGCCCCCGGTCAGGATCGGGGTCGCCTGGATAGATGTGCTCACCGGCCTGGTCGCCGCGGTCGGGATCCTGGCCGCGCTGCGCGACCGGGATCGCCGGGGGCAGGGACAGCACCTCGACCTGTCTCTGTTCGATGTCGGCCTAATGTGCATGGCCAACCAGGCCCAGGGTTACCTGCTGAGCGGAGAGCCACCCGGACGGCTGGGCAGCGCCCACCCTCAGATCGTGCCATACCAGGCGTTTCAGGCCCTCGACGGATGGTTCATCCTCGCTGTGGGAAACGACGCGCAGTACCACAAGATGGTCGAGGCGATCGGGCAGCCGGGGCTGGGAGCGGATGCCCGGTTCAAGACCAACGCCGACCGTGTGCGCACCCGTGAAGCCCTAGTGGAAGCGCTCGCCATCGTCTTCGCCGCCCGGCCCAGGGAGGAATGGCTCCGCGCCCTGAAGGCCGCAGGGGTGCCGGCTGCGCCCGTGTGGGATCTGCGCGAGGCGTTCGCGGACCCGCACGCGCGGGCACGGGATGTGATCTGGAACGTCGGACACCCGACCCTGGGCGAGATCCCGCTGGTGGCCAACGCCCTCCAGCACATGCGAGGAACGCCTGCGGCACCAGGAGCGCATCCTCCTCTGCTGGGAGAGCACACGCGCGCGATTCTGGCGGAGGTGCTCGCGATGCCTCCGGAAGAGATCGCCTCCCTCGAAGCAGAGGGAGCGATCCTGACGCGGCCCTAG
- a CDS encoding leucyl aminopeptidase → MGHQRIIDVIALSHRLVREHLGVRAGERVLIVADPATERAIYLALAGAVQAAGAEYTVAIMPTRNAQEATRLTAAIESALLASDVLIGVTRSSGAPTYSRKVAELLAARRLRSLSMVMRDLDNYLAGSATADYEALEALGQRVAALWAGSEEIRVVTQAGTDLRAGVTHEPVMGQVVIVECGLAREPGREAAFSDGEVSQRPRSGTARGVVVVDGPAAGLRGSDPFVMEVEEGSIVRVSGTGGRTRQLEAVLRSVPGARHLAEIGIGLNGSALRSGDFEEEKKALGNVHLGLGDDIFYGGRNACSIHWDMVLYDATVLLDGQELFREGRLLLPDLSS, encoded by the coding sequence ATGGGACACCAGCGGATCATTGATGTCATTGCGCTCTCGCACAGACTCGTGCGCGAGCACCTGGGCGTGCGGGCCGGGGAACGCGTCCTGATCGTCGCCGATCCGGCCACCGAACGCGCAATCTACCTGGCACTGGCCGGCGCAGTCCAGGCCGCGGGCGCCGAGTACACCGTGGCGATCATGCCCACCAGGAACGCGCAGGAGGCCACGCGTCTCACCGCGGCCATCGAGAGCGCGCTCCTGGCCTCTGACGTGCTCATCGGCGTCACCAGATCGTCCGGCGCCCCCACCTACTCCCGCAAGGTCGCGGAGTTGCTGGCCGCGCGGCGCCTCCGGTCGCTGTCCATGGTGATGCGCGACCTGGACAACTACCTGGCCGGATCGGCCACGGCCGACTACGAGGCGCTCGAAGCGCTGGGGCAGCGCGTGGCCGCGCTCTGGGCCGGCTCAGAGGAGATCCGCGTCGTTACGCAGGCCGGGACCGACCTTCGCGCAGGCGTCACGCACGAGCCGGTGATGGGCCAGGTGGTAATCGTGGAGTGCGGCCTGGCCCGGGAGCCCGGCAGGGAAGCGGCCTTCTCGGACGGCGAGGTGTCCCAGCGCCCCAGGTCCGGAACCGCCCGCGGTGTTGTCGTGGTGGACGGGCCGGCCGCAGGCCTGCGCGGGAGCGATCCATTCGTCATGGAGGTTGAGGAAGGGAGCATAGTGCGCGTTTCCGGGACAGGCGGGCGTACCCGCCAGCTAGAGGCGGTCTTACGTTCGGTCCCTGGCGCGCGTCACCTCGCCGAGATCGGCATAGGACTCAATGGCAGCGCGCTGCGGTCCGGTGACTTCGAGGAAGAGAAGAAGGCACTGGGCAACGTGCATCTCGGCCTGGGTGACGACATCTTCTACGGCGGGAGAAACGCCTGTTCCATCCACTGGGATATGGTACTCTACGACGCCACGGTCTTGCTGGATGGTCAGGAGTTGTTCCGGGAGGGAAGACTCCTGCTCCCGGACCTCTCCTCATGA
- the ugpC gene encoding sn-glycerol-3-phosphate ABC transporter ATP-binding protein UgpC, protein MARVYLEQVSKKFGAVTAVNDVTLEIPDRQFTVLVGPSGCGKTTALRLIAGLEEATAGNIFIGERLVNDVAPKDRDIAMVFQNYALYPHMSVYDNMAFGLRLRRYQRAEIDRRVKEAAGMLGIEGLLDRKPKQLSGGQRQRVALGRAIVREPQVFLMDEPLSNLDAKLRVQTRAEIKKLQARLQTTTIYVTHDQVEAMTMGDRIVVMRDGLVQQVDSPLNLYEKPSNLFVAGFIGSPAMNFVEATLVPRNGALVVDCGSFAIEMPPDLAAIAKDCAGKQVVFGIRPEDIQDVVFVRDPNPAWVLRAMVEVHEPLGSDVILYLSTGPTTIVARVDAHSSARMGQPTEVVLDMRKMHLFETETHKAII, encoded by the coding sequence ATGGCCCGCGTCTACCTCGAACAGGTGAGCAAGAAGTTCGGCGCTGTTACCGCGGTAAACGACGTAACGCTGGAGATTCCCGACCGGCAGTTCACGGTGCTCGTGGGTCCCTCGGGGTGCGGCAAGACGACGGCGCTCCGATTGATCGCCGGGCTGGAAGAGGCGACCGCGGGCAACATCTTCATAGGTGAGCGTTTGGTCAACGATGTGGCTCCGAAAGACCGCGACATCGCGATGGTCTTTCAGAACTACGCGCTCTACCCCCACATGTCGGTGTACGACAACATGGCGTTCGGCCTGCGGCTGCGCCGGTACCAGCGGGCGGAGATTGACCGCCGCGTCAAGGAGGCCGCGGGGATGCTGGGCATCGAGGGACTGCTCGACCGCAAGCCCAAGCAGCTCTCGGGCGGACAGCGCCAGCGCGTGGCCCTGGGGCGCGCGATCGTCCGAGAGCCGCAGGTCTTCCTGATGGACGAGCCTCTCTCGAACCTCGACGCGAAGCTCAGGGTACAGACGCGCGCGGAGATTAAGAAGCTCCAGGCCCGGCTACAGACGACGACCATCTACGTCACTCACGACCAGGTCGAGGCCATGACAATGGGCGACCGCATCGTGGTGATGCGTGACGGACTGGTTCAGCAGGTAGACAGCCCGCTCAACCTCTACGAGAAGCCGTCGAACCTGTTTGTCGCCGGGTTCATCGGCAGCCCGGCCATGAACTTCGTCGAGGCCACGCTTGTGCCGCGTAACGGCGCGCTCGTCGTGGACTGCGGGTCGTTTGCCATTGAGATGCCTCCTGACCTGGCGGCGATCGCGAAGGATTGTGCTGGCAAGCAGGTCGTCTTCGGCATTCGACCAGAGGACATCCAGGACGTGGTCTTCGTGCGCGATCCGAACCCTGCCTGGGTGCTTCGGGCCATGGTGGAGGTCCATGAGCCACTGGGTTCGGACGTCATCCTCTACCTGAGCACCGGACCAACCACGATCGTCGCCCGCGTGGACGCCCACAGCTCTGCGCGGATGGGACAGCCGACCGAGGTCGTCCTGGACATGCGGAAGATGCACCTGTTCGAGACGGAGACCCACAAGGCGATCATCTAG
- a CDS encoding ROK family protein, with product MSHYAIGVDLGGTKTLTALVDGRGEVVARVRVATPATGPDGVIEAIVACVTELSDQSGIAPRSTLGVGVGAPGPLDPDSGVVFEPPNLPGWRDVPLAALMAERLGVPAFVENDANAAAMAEWWVGAGRGVDDLVYLTVSTGIGGGLILGGRLYRGASGTAGEVGHMVIARGGPECGCGRAGCLEALASGPAIAREARQALEGGRPSVLSQVPREAITAEVVARAAEDGDPLAREIFAGAAAALGVGITNLVNLLNPAMVIVGGGVSRAGELLFAPVRRIVLAEAFERPGAVVRVVPAALGDDVGVIGAAAVVYERVRS from the coding sequence ATGTCACATTACGCGATCGGTGTGGACCTGGGCGGCACGAAGACCCTCACCGCTCTGGTGGATGGGCGCGGTGAGGTGGTCGCGCGCGTACGCGTGGCGACCCCAGCGACGGGCCCGGATGGGGTGATCGAGGCGATCGTCGCCTGCGTTACCGAGCTGTCAGACCAATCCGGCATCGCCCCGCGCTCTACGCTGGGCGTGGGCGTGGGTGCGCCCGGCCCCCTGGATCCGGACTCCGGCGTCGTGTTCGAGCCGCCCAACCTGCCCGGCTGGCGAGACGTCCCCCTGGCGGCGCTCATGGCGGAGCGCCTGGGCGTGCCCGCTTTCGTTGAGAACGACGCCAACGCCGCAGCGATGGCCGAGTGGTGGGTAGGGGCCGGGCGAGGCGTGGACGATCTCGTCTACCTCACGGTCAGCACCGGGATCGGTGGCGGCTTGATCCTGGGAGGGCGCCTCTACCGTGGTGCCTCCGGGACCGCTGGCGAGGTCGGGCACATGGTGATCGCACGAGGGGGCCCGGAATGCGGCTGCGGTCGGGCCGGATGCCTGGAGGCACTGGCCTCTGGCCCGGCGATCGCAAGGGAGGCGCGACAGGCGCTGGAGGGTGGCCGTCCGTCTGTGCTCTCTCAGGTGCCGCGCGAGGCGATCACGGCGGAGGTGGTCGCGCGCGCTGCCGAGGACGGGGATCCGCTGGCCCGCGAGATCTTCGCCGGCGCGGCCGCGGCGCTGGGGGTCGGCATCACCAACCTCGTGAACCTGCTTAACCCGGCGATGGTGATCGTCGGAGGCGGGGTGAGTCGGGCGGGGGAGCTGCTGTTTGCACCTGTGCGTCGGATCGTGCTGGCAGAGGCGTTCGAGCGGCCGGGGGCCGTTGTGCGGGTCGTGCCAGCGGCGTTGGGTGATGATGTTGGCGTGATCGGTGCGGCGGCTGTGGTGTACGAGAGGGTGCGCTCCTAG